The Sorangiineae bacterium MSr11367 genome window below encodes:
- a CDS encoding peptidoglycan-binding protein, which produces MEIVVMRTMPGSTSFNTVRLPTTIPVRFQIAPGTGPNLGIANADYTVGLEGDPPLAQGKTDATGQVPVLLAAFWVGTPVIEILGTRYEVHLHPELAAIKTLAGVQKRLDALGYMTGYQLVPIGDAEPADGMDGARTQQAILNFQTDHDLPMTGVLSNETLSAIDEAFKGKGKKSHG; this is translated from the coding sequence ATGGAAATCGTAGTCATGCGGACGATGCCCGGCTCAACGAGCTTCAACACGGTGAGGCTCCCCACGACGATTCCAGTGCGCTTTCAAATCGCACCGGGGACAGGCCCAAACTTGGGCATTGCGAATGCCGACTACACCGTAGGACTCGAAGGCGACCCGCCGCTCGCGCAAGGGAAGACCGATGCCACGGGCCAGGTCCCCGTGCTCCTGGCGGCGTTCTGGGTGGGCACGCCGGTGATCGAGATATTGGGAACGCGCTACGAAGTGCATTTGCATCCCGAGCTTGCGGCCATCAAGACGCTCGCCGGCGTGCAGAAGAGGCTCGATGCGCTTGGGTACATGACCGGTTATCAACTCGTACCCATCGGCGACGCGGAGCCCGCCGATGGCATGGACGGCGCACGGACGCAGCAAGCGATTCTGAATTTTCAGACGGATCACGATCTTCCGATGACCGGGGTTCTATCGAACGAGACGCTGAGCGCCATCGACGAAGCCTTCAAGGGAAAGGGGAAGAAGTCCCATGGCTGA
- a CDS encoding peptidoglycan-binding protein, which yields MAVHTVRQGECIASIAWKYGFADWQRIWDAQSEDFRRKRLNPNTLLEGDEVTIPERTPKRVSVSTGASHTFTIKRPRVKLRIRLLDPEGKVLTNTKYELVVAGVTSSKKTDGNGMLDEDIPVDATTAELKVFLSDTEVIRLPLRVGHLDPLEETSGVQGRLSNLGYLAGLPAGKEDNDQLAMALRDFQRDQGLDESGVVDDTTRNKLKSAYEG from the coding sequence ATGGCCGTGCATACGGTTCGACAAGGTGAATGCATCGCAAGCATCGCGTGGAAGTACGGGTTCGCGGATTGGCAACGCATCTGGGACGCGCAGAGCGAGGACTTTCGGCGCAAGCGCCTGAATCCCAATACGCTGCTCGAGGGCGACGAAGTCACCATCCCAGAGCGCACGCCGAAACGCGTCAGCGTAAGCACGGGCGCTTCGCACACCTTCACGATCAAACGGCCACGCGTGAAGCTTCGGATCCGGCTGCTGGATCCCGAGGGCAAGGTCCTGACGAACACGAAGTACGAGCTGGTCGTGGCAGGCGTAACGTCATCCAAGAAAACCGACGGCAACGGCATGCTCGACGAAGACATCCCCGTGGATGCGACGACTGCGGAGCTGAAGGTCTTCCTCAGCGACACGGAAGTGATTCGCTTGCCTCTCCGGGTCGGTCATCTCGATCCGCTCGAAGAGACTTCCGGCGTGCAGGGCCGCCTTTCCAATTTGGGATATCTCGCAGGCCTTCCGGCAGGCAAAGAGGACAACGACCAATTGGCAATGGCCTTGCGTGATTTTCAACGCGATCAAGGGCTGGACGAATCGGGTGTCGTGGACGATACGACGCGGAACAAATTGAAGAGTGCGTACGAGGGGTAA
- a CDS encoding FG-GAP-like repeat-containing protein — MTISVDPPTVPADATSVATVTVKLRNPETGQPWSGQQVLLKSSGKGDRFSFVKSTTNDDGVLTATMTSTAAESKTVTAEVGGYYNSATVEFTACKSASFVPVPPTALELSPAGTIAADFNLDGMSDIAFVSGKSIGVALGNSDGRFRNVVGYVAGVNLFGIALGDFNKDGKPDVAVSTFDAAGGNTVLSVLLGKGDGKFDRLVDYAVGPNVRLLDTADYNNDGNLDLVAITNNATVNVFLGNGNGTLQSGIDAPGGTTPVAVMSGDFNTDKKLDLAVIAENGVRILLGSGDGKFQAASTYAADGFNNNGVVADFNGDHRLDLAVADQGGSKVSVLLGNGNGTFGTAVPYPVGGIPFVVTADLDGDGKLDLLTSNSEQSDISLLSGKGDGTFQAATKYLGMDIPSPGRPLAADFNGDGKMDLAVPNANNVYLVLRTACTR, encoded by the coding sequence ATGACGATCAGCGTCGATCCGCCAACTGTACCCGCGGACGCAACGTCCGTGGCGACGGTCACCGTTAAGCTGAGGAATCCCGAGACGGGGCAACCGTGGAGTGGTCAACAAGTCCTGCTCAAGTCGAGTGGGAAGGGAGATCGATTCTCGTTCGTGAAGAGCACGACCAACGACGATGGCGTTCTCACCGCGACGATGACGTCGACTGCGGCCGAGAGCAAAACGGTAACCGCAGAAGTGGGTGGGTATTACAATTCAGCAACCGTTGAATTTACAGCTTGCAAGTCAGCGTCATTTGTCCCAGTTCCGCCGACCGCGCTCGAACTAAGTCCGGCCGGTACCATTGCTGCCGATTTTAATCTAGATGGTATGTCGGACATCGCTTTTGTGTCCGGCAAAAGTATTGGCGTTGCGCTCGGGAACAGCGATGGTCGATTTAGAAATGTCGTTGGATATGTCGCCGGAGTGAATCTGTTTGGAATCGCGTTGGGCGATTTCAATAAAGATGGCAAACCGGATGTTGCGGTTAGTACGTTCGACGCCGCTGGCGGCAATACGGTGTTGAGTGTTCTGTTGGGGAAAGGTGACGGGAAGTTTGACCGACTCGTCGACTACGCGGTCGGCCCCAATGTGAGGCTTCTCGACACGGCAGACTATAACAACGACGGCAACCTGGACCTTGTTGCGATTACCAACAACGCCACAGTAAACGTGTTCCTTGGAAACGGTAACGGAACGTTGCAGTCGGGTATCGACGCCCCGGGAGGCACGACCCCCGTTGCCGTGATGTCGGGCGACTTCAATACCGACAAGAAGCTGGATCTCGCCGTCATCGCGGAGAATGGCGTACGTATTCTATTGGGAAGCGGCGACGGGAAGTTTCAGGCGGCTTCCACTTATGCAGCGGACGGCTTCAACAACAACGGAGTCGTAGCGGACTTCAATGGCGATCACCGGTTGGATCTAGCCGTTGCCGACCAAGGTGGCTCGAAGGTAAGCGTCCTGCTGGGAAATGGAAACGGCACTTTCGGAACTGCCGTTCCGTATCCCGTTGGGGGGATCCCCTTCGTCGTGACAGCGGATCTCGATGGCGACGGTAAGCTTGATCTGCTGACGTCGAACAGCGAACAATCCGACATCAGTTTGCTGTCCGGAAAGGGCGACGGCACATTCCAGGCCGCTACGAAGTATCTGGGCATGGACATTCCCAGCCCTGGTCGCCCGCTCGCGGCAGACTTCAACGGAGACGGCAAAATGGATTTGGCCGTCCCGAACGCCAACAATGTCTATCTTGTTCTCAGAACGGCCTGCACGCGTTAG
- a CDS encoding outer membrane protein assembly factor, which translates to MRLRYAIAMLLLLVAALSVRRASAQQEEEPGAVKEPKTDFNAAPIVGGSSDIGIVGGALAAVTRLAPQRAPYLWRLEANVLATFKVDPRESTVQLPYQDYYLMLTLPHLVGNTLRLEIRPSFTREMVQRYYGIGNASPATTPGGPEDSGSEYYQYGRMHPTLLVRAKLRLGGAFFLLLGNSFTYNQLDVSSDSKLAADMARGTADVRQILGDTRAHAVDLFEYGVFLDTRDNEIHTTRGMFHQIKLRLSPGGIDSMPYRYAQVNVTARGYLPIGSRIVVAGRLVGDVQFGDVPFYELTRYEDTFAIGGSNGVRGVPGQRYYGKVKAFGNLEVRASLFDFRLFKKRFSFGVAAFFDAGRVWTELGRSHPDLDGTGPGIKYGTGGGLRLRQGKTFVLRADVAWSPDATPVGGYFTMGEMF; encoded by the coding sequence ATGCGTCTGCGTTACGCCATCGCCATGCTGCTCCTGCTCGTCGCCGCGCTGAGCGTGCGGCGTGCGTCCGCGCAGCAGGAAGAGGAGCCTGGGGCCGTCAAGGAGCCCAAAACGGACTTCAATGCGGCGCCCATCGTCGGCGGAAGCAGCGACATTGGCATCGTCGGCGGTGCGCTCGCCGCCGTGACCCGGCTGGCTCCCCAGCGTGCACCCTACCTATGGCGCCTCGAGGCCAATGTGCTGGCGACCTTCAAAGTCGACCCGCGCGAGTCCACGGTGCAGTTGCCGTATCAAGACTATTACCTGATGTTGACCCTGCCTCATCTCGTCGGCAACACGCTGCGCCTCGAGATTCGTCCGTCGTTCACCCGTGAGATGGTGCAGCGCTATTATGGAATCGGCAACGCCTCGCCGGCCACCACGCCGGGTGGCCCCGAGGATTCGGGCTCCGAGTATTACCAATATGGTCGCATGCACCCCACCTTGCTCGTGCGCGCGAAGTTGCGACTCGGCGGGGCATTCTTCCTTCTGCTTGGGAACTCGTTTACGTACAACCAATTGGACGTATCCTCCGACTCCAAGCTTGCCGCGGACATGGCACGCGGCACGGCCGATGTGCGTCAGATCCTCGGCGACACCCGCGCGCATGCGGTGGACCTGTTCGAGTACGGCGTATTCCTCGATACGCGCGACAACGAGATCCACACCACGCGGGGCATGTTTCATCAAATCAAACTGCGACTCAGCCCCGGTGGAATCGATTCGATGCCCTATCGCTATGCCCAGGTCAACGTCACGGCCCGCGGCTATTTGCCCATCGGTTCGCGCATCGTCGTGGCCGGGAGGCTCGTGGGCGACGTGCAATTCGGCGATGTGCCCTTTTACGAACTGACGCGGTACGAAGACACGTTCGCCATTGGCGGCTCGAACGGGGTGCGCGGTGTGCCGGGCCAGCGTTATTATGGAAAGGTCAAAGCCTTCGGCAATCTCGAGGTCCGCGCGTCGCTTTTCGACTTTCGGCTGTTCAAAAAGCGATTTTCATTCGGGGTGGCCGCCTTTTTCGATGCGGGGCGCGTCTGGACCGAATTGGGCCGATCGCACCCCGATCTCGATGGCACCGGTCCAGGGATCAAATATGGAACCGGCGGTGGTCTGCGTCTTCGACAGGGCAAGACCTTCGTGCTGCGTGCCGACGTCGCGTGGTCGCCCGACGCGACGCCGGTGGGCGGCTACTTCACGATGGGCGAGATGTTCTGA
- a CDS encoding peptidylprolyl isomerase codes for MLRSRFSFVPALPGLAACMALAACGAPDDASQSASPQGIATSPLVFGDARAAIQRVREIEDHRLLDNPELRSYLQSTTASVAEAAALAAGRIGDAAYTPAVLARLDAGDARVRAAAGTALGLLGGAGVEAALVDHLANEYDGRAKAQMLLALGRKGTSASLPTLTAALTRAEEADVQAAAAEALGVLVRSGVAFGTNDAVVARLIHFAGTHPFARATASAYALSGLAGQRVPLPESDVLSAFSGSPSASARAFLARVLSVVGSQAALDALARGIAHDEDAHVRSDDCRWIARAGATPAVLDALGAALRDPSPEVIVASATAIATLGPAAAALLPALTALYDASHSDWVRSTVLTTLVALDPPGARSRVASGLSDAWPVRLAAIPALATLGTDDDVAQLVRIAGESDKRFAYAAIEAIATLDPSRSTPEMKDRLRGVLKNPDFETISAVADAVVALNWTDFANDFRALYGAFPGGANLNGRMAVLYALGKIGDTSDVPLFERGLLDDEQLVSQTAADAYKAITGVDASDRVRKASIVRTPTPSTWEMERAVSSFVYMETTRGPIVMRMLREAPLSATNFVRLARSGFYDGLSYHRVVPNFVAQGGDPRGDGFGGSEDLVREEISRVPHRRGTVGMATQGKDTASSQFFINHGWNVGLDGRYTVFAEVIFGMDAADRLEVGDTIVRTWVLPGLL; via the coding sequence ATGCTTCGATCCCGTTTCTCGTTCGTGCCCGCACTTCCTGGTCTTGCCGCCTGCATGGCACTCGCGGCCTGTGGTGCACCGGACGACGCGTCCCAATCCGCCTCGCCGCAAGGCATCGCGACAAGCCCTCTGGTGTTCGGCGATGCACGGGCCGCGATCCAGCGCGTGCGCGAAATCGAGGACCACCGTCTCCTCGACAACCCGGAGCTCCGCAGTTACCTGCAGAGTACAACGGCCTCGGTGGCGGAAGCGGCAGCCCTTGCCGCGGGGCGCATCGGCGACGCCGCTTACACGCCGGCCGTGCTGGCACGGCTCGACGCAGGCGATGCGCGCGTGCGGGCGGCCGCGGGGACGGCGCTGGGGCTGCTCGGTGGCGCGGGGGTGGAGGCGGCGCTGGTCGACCACCTGGCCAACGAGTACGACGGCAGGGCGAAGGCGCAGATGCTCTTGGCGCTGGGCCGAAAGGGCACATCGGCATCGCTGCCGACGCTGACCGCCGCGCTGACCCGCGCCGAGGAGGCCGACGTTCAGGCCGCCGCAGCCGAGGCGCTGGGCGTGCTCGTGCGCTCCGGCGTGGCCTTCGGTACGAACGACGCCGTCGTCGCGCGGTTGATCCATTTTGCGGGGACCCACCCGTTCGCGCGGGCCACCGCGTCGGCGTATGCGCTGTCCGGGCTCGCGGGGCAGAGGGTCCCGCTGCCGGAGTCGGACGTGCTGTCAGCGTTTTCCGGCTCCCCGTCGGCGAGCGCCCGCGCGTTCCTGGCGCGCGTGCTCTCGGTCGTTGGGTCGCAGGCTGCCCTCGATGCGCTGGCGCGAGGCATCGCGCACGACGAAGACGCGCACGTGCGGAGCGATGATTGCCGCTGGATCGCCCGCGCGGGGGCCACTCCCGCCGTGCTGGATGCGCTCGGCGCCGCGCTTCGCGATCCTTCGCCCGAGGTCATCGTGGCATCGGCGACGGCCATCGCGACCTTGGGGCCGGCGGCCGCGGCGCTCCTGCCGGCGTTGACCGCGCTGTACGATGCCTCGCACTCCGATTGGGTGCGCAGCACGGTGCTTACGACCTTGGTGGCGCTGGATCCGCCGGGCGCGCGCAGCCGCGTCGCATCGGGGCTCTCCGATGCGTGGCCCGTGCGCCTTGCCGCCATTCCGGCGCTGGCCACGTTGGGCACGGACGACGACGTCGCGCAGCTGGTTCGCATCGCGGGCGAGTCGGACAAGCGCTTCGCGTACGCGGCCATCGAGGCCATCGCGACCTTGGATCCATCGCGCTCGACGCCCGAAATGAAGGACCGGTTGCGCGGGGTGCTGAAGAACCCCGATTTCGAAACGATTTCCGCGGTGGCCGACGCCGTCGTGGCGCTGAATTGGACGGACTTCGCCAACGATTTCCGCGCGCTCTACGGTGCATTTCCCGGCGGCGCCAACCTCAATGGGCGCATGGCCGTGCTCTACGCACTGGGAAAGATTGGCGACACGTCCGACGTTCCTCTGTTCGAGCGCGGGCTGCTCGACGACGAGCAACTCGTCTCGCAAACGGCGGCCGACGCGTACAAGGCGATCACCGGCGTGGATGCGAGCGACCGCGTGCGCAAGGCCAGCATCGTGCGCACGCCGACGCCGTCGACGTGGGAAATGGAGCGGGCCGTCTCGTCGTTCGTGTACATGGAGACGACGCGCGGCCCCATCGTGATGCGCATGCTGCGCGAGGCACCGCTCAGCGCGACGAACTTCGTGCGGCTGGCGCGCTCGGGCTTCTACGATGGCCTGTCGTACCACCGCGTGGTGCCGAACTTCGTCGCCCAGGGAGGCGATCCCCGGGGCGACGGCTTCGGCGGCTCGGAGGACCTGGTGCGCGAGGAAATCTCGCGCGTTCCGCACCGCCGGGGCACCGTGGGCATGGCCACGCAAGGCAAGGACACGGCCTCCTCGCAGTTCTTCATCAACCACGGCTGGAACGTCGGCCTCGATGGGCGCTACACCGTCTTTGCCGAGGTGATCTTCGGCATGGACGCGGCCGATCGTCTCGAGGTGGGCGATACCATCGTGCGAACGTGGGTGCTCCCCGGGCTGCTCTAA
- a CDS encoding ATP-binding protein: MTVRASGPKLELDDGVPRSLLSFDDGRATFLTNGAGFGHVVQFYDEDEFLNDTMIQFLGGGLSEGDSLIVVAVPRHRDAFQRSLSARGFDVKNLCDSGQMTLLDAHEVLSQFMVGSTLDRARFEKMATRLLETTLTERKGAKLRIFGEMVDLLCQAGNPDAAVRLEELWNDLAGVYSFSLLCGYSMSSFQKVADARAFENVCSRHSHVFPTEGYSGLDGAEARLREIGTLQQRARALESEIERRKELEKRLREALEREVSQSRMKDEFLATVSHELRTPLNAILGWASMLRVDPSLDMDKALETIERNARSQGRLIEDVLDMSRIITGKLKIERHPIDLANVIRSALEVVAPTAQAKDVRVEARIAVDPCPFYGDADRLQQIFWNLLSNALKFTPKGGRIEVRLEQVGPSFEVQVIDSGRGIAPEFLPHIFERFRQADTSTTRAERGLGLGLAIVRYLVELHGGTIRAHSEGEGTGTRFVLNLPVPAVRDAGATASVAAFDGVPPRSTPAGAGTKKVLEGLRVVACEDDQDARDLLFHVLNAAGAMVRVAGSAREALEHVQEFRPDVVVSDIGLPEVDGYAFMRQLRAMPDAKGGRTPAIALTAYARGQDARKAFFAGYQLHLAKPVEPGELVVMVANLAGRLTDS; this comes from the coding sequence ATGACCGTACGTGCGTCGGGGCCAAAGCTCGAGCTCGATGATGGTGTGCCGCGGTCGTTGCTGTCGTTCGACGATGGCCGAGCGACATTTCTGACGAACGGGGCCGGCTTCGGACACGTCGTTCAGTTTTACGACGAGGATGAATTCCTCAACGACACCATGATCCAGTTTTTGGGTGGTGGTCTTTCCGAAGGGGACTCGCTCATCGTCGTGGCGGTTCCGCGCCACCGTGACGCCTTCCAGCGGAGCCTCTCGGCCCGCGGATTCGACGTGAAGAACCTTTGCGACAGCGGGCAGATGACGCTGCTCGATGCGCACGAGGTTCTCTCGCAGTTCATGGTCGGGTCGACGCTCGATCGGGCGCGTTTCGAAAAGATGGCGACCCGCCTCCTCGAAACGACGCTCACCGAACGCAAGGGCGCGAAGCTGCGCATCTTCGGCGAGATGGTCGACCTGTTGTGCCAAGCGGGAAATCCCGATGCGGCCGTGCGGCTCGAAGAGCTGTGGAACGACCTGGCCGGGGTGTATTCGTTCTCGCTGCTCTGTGGCTACTCCATGTCGAGCTTTCAGAAGGTCGCGGATGCCAGAGCCTTCGAGAACGTGTGCAGCCGCCACTCGCACGTGTTTCCGACCGAGGGCTATTCGGGGCTCGACGGTGCCGAGGCACGTTTGCGCGAGATCGGCACGCTGCAGCAACGGGCGCGTGCCCTCGAAAGCGAGATCGAGCGGCGGAAAGAGCTGGAAAAGCGGCTGCGCGAGGCGCTCGAACGCGAGGTGTCGCAGAGCCGCATGAAGGACGAGTTCCTCGCCACGGTCTCGCACGAGCTGCGCACGCCGCTCAATGCCATCTTGGGCTGGGCGTCCATGCTGCGGGTGGATCCGAGCCTCGACATGGACAAGGCCCTCGAGACCATCGAGCGCAATGCGCGCTCGCAAGGTCGCCTCATCGAGGACGTCCTGGACATGTCGCGCATCATCACCGGGAAGCTGAAGATCGAGCGCCACCCGATCGATCTCGCGAACGTGATCCGCTCGGCCTTGGAGGTGGTGGCGCCGACGGCGCAGGCCAAGGACGTCCGCGTCGAGGCACGCATTGCCGTCGACCCGTGTCCGTTTTACGGGGATGCCGATCGACTCCAGCAGATCTTCTGGAATCTGCTTTCCAACGCCTTGAAGTTCACGCCCAAGGGTGGCCGCATCGAGGTGCGCCTCGAGCAGGTGGGGCCGTCGTTCGAGGTGCAGGTCATCGACTCCGGGCGTGGAATCGCGCCGGAGTTTCTCCCGCATATTTTCGAGCGGTTCCGTCAGGCGGACACGTCGACGACCCGGGCCGAGCGCGGCCTCGGTTTGGGCCTCGCCATCGTTCGCTACCTCGTGGAGCTGCACGGCGGCACGATTCGCGCGCACAGTGAGGGCGAGGGCACGGGCACGCGCTTCGTGTTGAACCTGCCGGTGCCCGCGGTGCGTGACGCGGGTGCGACGGCATCGGTGGCCGCTTTCGACGGAGTGCCGCCACGCTCGACCCCCGCGGGCGCAGGCACGAAGAAGGTGCTCGAGGGGCTCCGCGTCGTGGCGTGCGAGGACGACCAGGACGCGCGCGATCTGCTCTTTCACGTGCTGAACGCGGCCGGGGCGATGGTGCGCGTGGCAGGCTCGGCCCGCGAGGCGCTGGAGCACGTGCAAGAGTTCCGCCCCGACGTGGTGGTGAGCGATATCGGACTACCCGAGGTCGACGGATATGCGTTCATGCGCCAACTGCGCGCGATGCCCGACGCCAAGGGCGGGCGCACCCCGGCCATCGCGTTGACGGCGTATGCCCGCGGGCAGGATGCGCGCAAAGCCTTCTTTGCTGGCTATCAATTGCACCTGGCCAAGCCGGTGGAGCCGGGCGAGCTGGTGGTGATGGTGGCCAACCTGGCCGGCCGCCTCACGGACTCGTAG
- a CDS encoding MFS transporter — protein MSSRVSVAAVDEAAEPARNEPNLFALLAVSAGLIAANLYYNQPLLAGMADSFQVTPRAVGGIPTLTQLGYGLGMLLLVPLGDRFERSRLIVGMTAVASFALIGVALAPNLFWLTLGCLVLGLASMAPQLIVPYAAGAGPASQRGRAVGTVMGGLIVGILLSRAVSGFVGGHFGWRAMYGLAAAMMAVLAVVLRTRLPKQAPERPVPLATVYTSLATIVRTQPVLRLHAVIGALTFGSFSIFWTTLSFHLAAPPHHLGSDVVGLFSIVGVAGALAAPMAGRFADRHDPRIMNAAAMVVVVLSFVVFGLLGHSLVGIGLGVILLDVGVQANQISNQARVYALDPNLRNRLNTIYMSTYFAGGAAGSLLGSYAWTHGGWSSVSLAGGALGLAALVIFGAAALFGTRKRPATSP, from the coding sequence GTGTCATCCCGTGTCTCCGTGGCGGCCGTCGATGAGGCGGCCGAGCCCGCTCGCAACGAGCCGAACCTGTTTGCGCTCCTTGCGGTCTCAGCCGGACTGATTGCGGCGAATCTCTATTACAATCAACCGCTTCTCGCGGGCATGGCCGACTCGTTTCAGGTCACGCCCCGTGCGGTCGGTGGCATTCCGACCCTCACGCAACTCGGTTACGGCCTGGGGATGCTCCTGCTCGTGCCGCTGGGGGATCGCTTCGAGCGCAGTCGGCTCATCGTCGGCATGACCGCCGTGGCGTCTTTCGCGCTGATTGGCGTGGCGCTGGCGCCAAATCTCTTTTGGCTCACCCTGGGATGCTTGGTGCTCGGGCTCGCGTCGATGGCGCCGCAGCTCATCGTCCCCTACGCAGCCGGCGCGGGTCCCGCCTCGCAGCGCGGACGGGCCGTGGGCACGGTGATGGGCGGGCTGATCGTCGGCATCCTCCTTTCGCGCGCCGTCAGTGGCTTCGTGGGCGGGCACTTTGGCTGGCGCGCCATGTACGGCCTCGCTGCGGCGATGATGGCCGTGCTCGCGGTAGTCCTGCGCACGCGGCTTCCGAAGCAAGCGCCGGAAAGGCCGGTGCCCCTGGCCACCGTCTACACCTCGCTCGCCACCATCGTGCGCACGCAGCCCGTGTTGCGCCTGCACGCGGTCATCGGGGCGCTCACCTTCGGGTCCTTCAGCATCTTCTGGACGACCCTCTCCTTCCACCTCGCGGCGCCGCCGCACCATTTGGGGAGCGACGTGGTGGGGCTCTTCAGCATCGTCGGCGTGGCCGGTGCGCTGGCGGCGCCCATGGCGGGGCGCTTCGCCGATCGCCACGATCCGCGCATCATGAATGCGGCGGCCATGGTCGTCGTCGTGCTTTCGTTCGTCGTCTTCGGCCTTCTCGGGCATTCGCTCGTGGGCATTGGCCTGGGCGTCATTTTGCTCGACGTCGGGGTGCAGGCGAATCAAATATCCAATCAGGCGCGCGTCTACGCCCTCGATCCGAATCTGCGAAATCGCCTCAATACCATCTACATGTCCACGTATTTCGCCGGTGGCGCGGCGGGCTCGTTGCTTGGCTCGTACGCCTGGACGCACGGAGGCTGGAGCAGTGTTTCTCTCGCCGGCGGAGCGCTGGGTCTCGCCGCGCTGGTCATCTTCGGCGCCGCCGCGTTGTTCGGAACGAGAAAGCGGCCCGCTACGAGTCCGTGA
- a CDS encoding siderophore-interacting protein produces MTQSLSSQPLPRPPSVRFRTVFVRRIQTISPHMLRITLGGEAISDLVTYGNDQHIKLYFQRPGVKLPEPFTSETFMALPRSQRPTLRTYTIREHRPAEGEVDIDFVLHEDAGPASHWARNAKPGDSLTFAGPRGSYQVDRQLDALWLMADETGLPAAFAILETLPAGMVAHAFFEVDNVREEQPLNTRANVDVVWLYRHGVPPGESDVLIDAVRNTTLPEGKVAAWVACEMSIARSLRHHLTDVRGLPNDRVKWVGYWERGQSEDDAYDEAQRAQVKG; encoded by the coding sequence ATGACGCAAAGCCTGTCGTCGCAGCCATTGCCCCGGCCACCCTCGGTCCGATTTCGCACGGTGTTCGTTCGGCGCATTCAGACGATCTCGCCGCACATGTTGCGCATCACGCTGGGCGGTGAGGCGATTTCCGATCTCGTGACGTACGGAAACGATCAGCACATCAAGCTCTATTTCCAGAGACCCGGCGTCAAGCTGCCCGAGCCTTTCACGTCCGAGACGTTCATGGCCCTGCCCCGCAGCCAGCGGCCCACGTTGCGCACGTACACCATTCGCGAACACCGCCCCGCAGAAGGCGAAGTCGATATCGATTTCGTCCTTCACGAGGACGCCGGCCCCGCATCCCATTGGGCGAGAAATGCCAAACCGGGCGACAGCCTGACCTTCGCCGGACCGCGCGGCTCCTACCAAGTCGATCGCCAACTCGATGCGCTCTGGCTCATGGCCGATGAAACGGGATTGCCCGCCGCATTTGCCATTCTGGAAACGCTGCCCGCGGGCATGGTTGCGCACGCCTTCTTCGAAGTCGACAATGTGCGCGAAGAACAGCCCCTGAACACGCGCGCCAACGTCGATGTCGTTTGGCTATACCGCCACGGCGTGCCGCCGGGCGAAAGCGACGTCCTCATCGATGCCGTGCGCAACACCACTTTGCCGGAGGGCAAGGTCGCGGCGTGGGTCGCATGCGAAATGTCGATCGCGCGCTCGCTTCGGCATCACCTGACCGACGTGCGCGGGCTCCCCAACGATCGCGTCAAATGGGTCGGCTATTGGGAGCGCGGTCAGAGCGAGGACGACGCCTACGACGAAGCGCAGCGGGCCCAGGTCAAAGGTTAA